In Microaerobacter geothermalis, the genomic window CATAAGGTGAGAGCCTAACGGGAGAACATATAAATTCTCTTGATTAGGCTCTTATTTTGCTAAGGTTTTTATAGTTTTCCCTTCTTATTAACCTCCGCCGCCACCTCCGCCACCTCCGCTTCCGCTAGAAGCGCTGCCACCCCCTTTTTTCTGTTGCTTTTCGGGTTTCATCATCTCTTCGTTTACTTTTTTCAATAGATCCATTAATTCCAGCCTAAAGAAGGGGCTTTCCAAAGCATCTTTCATCACGCTCATGGTTTGTTGGCGATAGGCGTTGCTTTTCATTAAATCAAGGAGGTTTTTTTCAAATTCCGGATCCTTTAGTACTTCCATCATCATTTTTTGATAATCCGGATCTTTCATTAGATCTTTCAACAGTTTTTTATTCTCTTCCTTCAAAGTCTTTGCCAGAGCAGCAGCAAATTTTGGGTCTTTCATGGTTTCCTGTAGTTTTTTTTGGTTTTCTGGACTAAGGATAGTTTCCTGAACGGTTTTTTTAATGGTCATCTCATCCATCGACGCCTCTGTTTTTAATTTCGGGTCTTTCATAATCTCTTTTATTGTCTTTTTCCCGTCCTCTGTTTGCAAAATA contains:
- the gerD gene encoding spore germination lipoprotein GerD; this translates as MSLSWKVILSFLIVALLAAGCTQKQQQSSPDYNETKQMVLDILQTEDGKKTIKEIMKDPKLKTEASMDEMTIKKTVQETILSPENQKKLQETMKDPKFAAALAKTLKEENKKLLKDLMKDPDYQKMMMEVLKDPEFEKNLLDLMKSNAYRQQTMSVMKDALESPFFRLELMDLLKKVNEEMMKPEKQQKKGGGSASSGSGGGGGGGGG